Proteins from one Dysgonomonas sp. HDW5A genomic window:
- a CDS encoding polysaccharide deacetylase family protein yields the protein MLIEQPPLVYRLLFPGGHWRLPSKKEKVIYLTFDDGPIPELTPWVLDLLDRYNIKATFFCVGDNVRKYPEIYQDVLDRGHKVGNHTYNHIQGIKNFTKNYIKNTQEAAEYIESPLFRPPHGHMRLPQFFKLRKKYKIILWDVVTRDYSNRLTPDDVLNNVKNYARNGSIVVFHDSLKAEKNMKYALPLAIEWLKEQGYVFKTIEEGLAEVSNEAVETNLHNSENDNGELVRDYR from the coding sequence ATGTTGATAGAACAACCGCCGTTAGTTTATAGACTCCTGTTTCCGGGAGGACATTGGAGGCTACCTAGCAAAAAAGAGAAAGTAATTTATTTGACTTTTGATGACGGACCCATACCGGAACTTACGCCGTGGGTTTTAGATTTGTTGGATAGGTATAACATAAAGGCTACCTTCTTTTGTGTTGGAGATAATGTCAGGAAATATCCGGAGATTTATCAAGATGTTTTAGACAGGGGGCATAAAGTCGGAAATCATACATACAATCATATCCAAGGGATAAAAAACTTTACCAAAAACTATATAAAGAATACTCAAGAGGCTGCTGAGTATATAGAATCTCCCTTGTTTCGTCCTCCTCACGGACACATGCGTTTACCTCAATTCTTTAAGCTTCGTAAAAAGTATAAAATTATACTATGGGATGTTGTAACCCGTGATTATAGTAACAGGTTAACCCCTGACGATGTTCTTAATAATGTGAAGAATTATGCACGCAATGGTTCTATTGTTGTATTCCATGACTCATTAAAAGCCGAGAAGAATATGAAATATGCTTTGCCTTTAGCTATTGAATGGCTCAAGGAGCAAGGATATGTTTTCAAAACAATAGAAGAGGGGCTGGCTGAGGTTTCTAACGAAGCAGTAGAGACGAATCTCCATAACTCAGAAAACGATAATGGTGAGCTAGTGCGTGATTATAGATAG
- a CDS encoding DUF2723 domain-containing protein, whose translation MKKYNLVNNIFGWLSFIIAAITYLLTIEPTASFWDCGEFITSAYKFEVGHPPGAPFFMLTGKFFTLFASDVTQVAKMVNTMSALLSALTILFLFWTITHLAKKLIYADTDKEMSLGQMIAIIGSGLVGALVYTFSDTFWFSAVEGEVYAFSSMFTALVFWLILKWENRADKPGSDKWLVLIAYTMGLSIGVHLLNLLCIPAIVLVYYFKKTQTPNFKGILLALLGSMGLIVVLMYGVIPGFTKVGGAVELFFVNTLGFSYNSGVFTYLIILLLSLAWGLYETLSSKGNLKRAKIAFILTMALSGITFIGSNVLLWIVLLGGLIFFCFKGQKVTFRLVNTSLLCLLVILIGYSSFAIIPIRSTANTPMDQNSPEDVFSLTDYLNREQYGDSPLVYGRTYASEVKRDASGKAIEASKKARYDRIVKKSPDEKDRYFIASEAPSYEYTNTMLFPRMYSDDPRHIQGYKNWGGITDAKVPPTFFENLQYLFKYQINFMYWRYFMWNFSGRQNDIQSLGEINNGNWMTGISFIDEHVLGLGPQDNLPPDIADNKGHNVFYMLPLILGLCGIFFQLTRGKKGEQQLWITFMLFFMTGLAIVLYLNQKPYEPRERDYAYAGSFYAFSIWVGLGVAALWTLLKRYVPETVAAAVVTVLALLVPVQMVSQTWDDHDRSNRYTMRDFGMNYLRSVEKDGILFTNGDNDTFPLWYAQEVEGFRTDVRVSNLSYLQTDWYVDQMRRQAYDSKPLPIEWDKSRYIGDKGMYAYVITKDQIESVLKQQLEKQGGASWMDKMQNDQNFNFGNYYDKNAFTDTVSLDNIMEILKTQDSYIPKNPFIEGGGKEFIIPGNLLYMPVDTAAVDWKALDAAPSPHMVINLGNKNVLYRQELMILEMLNNINKDGWKRPIYFATTVGSDMYLNLKDKNFMLEGLAYRITPGKINPTGVNTEVAYDNMVNKFKWGGIDNPKVYLDENNLRMCKTFRIMFNELIAALINEGKDDKALAALDYCLKVIPANTVPMGGESVSFADAYFAIDQPEKAEAVIKIILDRSEQSLNWFHRLKPDQMAGSTSDIRSNFDNLLRIAMVYQQHGDMAKYKALIEKLQGYAQLYFTNRVPALGNYALKNITDTSVRGYYVAEKGSENQKIEEELAQQSMQLMQQFSPALLKEYTSQSNN comes from the coding sequence ATGAAAAAGTATAACCTAGTCAATAACATTTTTGGGTGGTTGAGCTTTATTATTGCAGCAATTACCTATTTGTTGACAATCGAACCTACTGCAAGTTTTTGGGATTGTGGTGAGTTTATTACTTCGGCATATAAATTTGAAGTGGGACACCCTCCCGGTGCTCCTTTTTTCATGTTGACAGGAAAGTTTTTCACACTCTTTGCATCTGATGTGACTCAGGTAGCAAAAATGGTTAACACCATGTCTGCCTTATTGAGTGCATTAACTATACTATTCCTTTTCTGGACAATAACGCATCTCGCAAAAAAACTGATATATGCCGATACCGATAAAGAAATGTCGTTAGGACAAATGATTGCAATTATTGGTTCAGGTCTTGTAGGAGCGTTAGTATATACATTCTCCGATACATTTTGGTTCTCAGCTGTTGAGGGTGAAGTTTATGCTTTCTCGTCTATGTTTACCGCTTTGGTATTCTGGTTAATTCTGAAATGGGAAAATAGAGCCGATAAACCAGGTTCTGATAAGTGGTTGGTTTTGATAGCTTATACTATGGGATTGTCTATTGGGGTTCACTTGTTGAACTTGCTTTGTATCCCTGCCATTGTATTGGTTTATTATTTCAAAAAGACACAAACTCCGAACTTTAAGGGAATATTATTGGCACTACTTGGTTCGATGGGATTGATCGTGGTTTTAATGTACGGTGTTATTCCTGGATTTACTAAAGTAGGTGGTGCTGTTGAACTATTCTTTGTAAATACGTTAGGCTTCTCATATAACAGTGGGGTATTTACCTATTTAATTATTTTACTTTTATCTCTTGCCTGGGGACTTTATGAAACTCTATCATCAAAAGGCAATCTGAAAAGAGCTAAAATAGCTTTTATCTTAACAATGGCATTATCGGGTATAACATTTATCGGATCGAATGTTTTACTTTGGATTGTTCTATTAGGAGGTTTAATCTTCTTCTGCTTCAAAGGACAGAAGGTTACCTTCAGATTGGTTAATACAAGCCTTTTGTGTTTGTTGGTAATATTAATTGGATATTCTTCGTTCGCTATAATACCTATTCGTTCTACAGCGAATACACCGATGGATCAAAACTCCCCCGAAGATGTATTCTCATTGACCGATTATCTAAATCGTGAACAGTATGGAGATTCTCCTTTGGTTTATGGGCGTACTTATGCCTCAGAGGTAAAAAGAGATGCAAGTGGTAAGGCTATTGAAGCTTCAAAGAAAGCTAGATATGACAGAATTGTAAAGAAATCGCCGGATGAGAAAGACCGTTATTTTATAGCTAGTGAGGCGCCTTCATATGAATATACAAATACAATGCTATTCCCTCGTATGTATTCTGACGATCCTCGCCATATTCAAGGATATAAGAATTGGGGTGGTATTACAGACGCAAAAGTTCCTCCTACATTCTTTGAGAATCTGCAATACTTATTTAAATATCAAATAAATTTCATGTATTGGAGATACTTTATGTGGAATTTCTCCGGTCGTCAGAATGATATCCAATCATTAGGCGAAATAAATAATGGTAACTGGATGACAGGTATCAGTTTTATTGATGAGCATGTACTCGGCTTAGGGCCACAAGATAATTTACCTCCTGATATTGCCGATAATAAAGGACATAATGTGTTTTATATGCTACCTCTTATTTTAGGTTTATGTGGTATCTTTTTCCAATTGACCAGAGGTAAAAAAGGAGAGCAACAACTGTGGATTACCTTCATGTTGTTTTTTATGACAGGTTTGGCTATTGTGCTCTATCTGAATCAAAAACCTTACGAACCACGTGAAAGAGATTATGCATATGCCGGATCGTTCTATGCTTTTAGTATTTGGGTCGGGCTGGGTGTTGCTGCTCTTTGGACTTTGCTCAAGCGATATGTTCCTGAGACTGTAGCTGCGGCTGTGGTAACAGTGCTGGCTCTGTTGGTTCCTGTGCAAATGGTCTCTCAAACTTGGGATGATCATGATCGCTCAAACCGATACACAATGCGTGATTTTGGAATGAACTATCTGCGAAGTGTCGAAAAAGATGGTATCCTGTTTACGAATGGCGATAATGATACATTCCCTCTTTGGTATGCTCAGGAAGTTGAAGGCTTCCGTACTGATGTTCGTGTGTCTAACTTAAGTTATCTGCAAACCGACTGGTATGTAGATCAAATGCGTCGTCAGGCTTATGACTCAAAACCACTTCCTATAGAATGGGACAAGTCTCGCTATATCGGAGACAAGGGTATGTATGCCTATGTGATTACAAAAGATCAAATAGAAAGTGTTCTGAAACAGCAACTCGAAAAGCAAGGAGGTGCCTCGTGGATGGATAAAATGCAGAATGATCAAAATTTCAATTTTGGAAATTATTACGATAAAAATGCATTTACCGACACTGTTTCCTTAGATAATATAATGGAGATATTGAAGACACAGGATAGTTATATTCCAAAGAATCCGTTTATCGAAGGTGGAGGTAAAGAATTTATTATTCCCGGAAACCTTTTATATATGCCCGTTGATACTGCTGCTGTTGACTGGAAAGCCTTGGATGCAGCACCATCTCCTCATATGGTGATCAACTTAGGAAATAAAAATGTTTTATATCGTCAGGAATTAATGATTCTGGAGATGTTGAACAATATCAATAAAGACGGATGGAAACGACCTATATATTTTGCAACTACCGTTGGTAGCGATATGTATTTGAATCTGAAAGATAAGAACTTTATGCTCGAAGGTTTGGCATATAGAATTACACCGGGGAAAATAAATCCTACAGGAGTTAATACTGAAGTTGCTTATGATAATATGGTCAATAAGTTTAAATGGGGAGGCATTGATAATCCGAAAGTATATTTAGATGAGAATAACTTAAGGATGTGTAAGACATTCCGAATCATGTTTAATGAACTTATTGCAGCCCTAATTAATGAAGGTAAAGATGATAAAGCTCTTGCTGCATTAGACTACTGCTTGAAGGTTATTCCTGCAAATACTGTTCCAATGGGTGGTGAGTCGGTTTCTTTTGCAGATGCTTATTTTGCAATAGACCAACCCGAAAAAGCTGAAGCTGTAATTAAAATAATACTAGATAGATCGGAGCAGTCATTAAATTGGTTCCATCGTTTGAAACCCGACCAAATGGCAGGTTCAACAAGTGATATAAGAAGCAATTTCGATAATCTGTTGCGTATTGCTATGGTTTATCAACAACATGGGGATATGGCTAAATACAAAGCCTTAATTGAGAAATTACAAGGTTATGCACAGTTATATTTCACAAATAGAGTACCTGCTCTAGGAAATTATGCGTTAAAAAATATTACTGATACATCAGTTAGAGGATATTATGTTGCTGAGAAAGGTTCTGAAAATCAGAAAATTGAAGAAGAGTTAGCTCAGCAATCAATGCAGTTGATGCAACAATTTAGTCCCGCACTATTAAAAGAATATACAAGTCAAAGCAACAATTAA
- a CDS encoding S-adenosylmethionine:tRNA ribosyltransferase-isomerase: MELSDPRHIHIKDYNYDLPDNKIAKYPLQERDNSQLLVYKGKTITDSRFSAITDYLPEDSLMIFNNTKVIQARLHFKKATGAQIEIFCLDPYFPHDYNLIFQATDHCSWQCMIGNLKKWKEGILEKEIIINNETVLLKAERIQSAGNMHVIKFEWNNSQYTFADILDTVGELPIPPYLNRDTEEKDKETYQTLYSKIKGSVAAPTAGLHFTERTFENLKKKGIQTDEVTLHVGAGTFKPVKSETINGHEMHSEFISVKRETIEHILSHKGNIIAVGTTSVRTLESLYHIGAALEQNPNSETLKVEQWQPYNGCNTISKEKALKNILDYLDSHSINTLLADTQIMIVPGYVFKVVSGIVTNFHQPQSTLLLLVSAFVEGKWMSIYNHALAHHYRFLSYGDSSLLLR; this comes from the coding sequence ATGGAATTATCTGACCCTCGCCATATACATATCAAAGATTATAATTACGATTTACCTGATAATAAAATAGCCAAGTATCCACTCCAAGAGAGGGATAATTCTCAGTTGCTTGTCTACAAAGGAAAAACAATCACCGACAGCCGTTTTTCGGCTATTACAGATTACTTACCTGAGGACAGCCTAATGATATTCAATAATACGAAAGTGATTCAGGCACGTCTCCACTTCAAGAAGGCAACGGGGGCACAAATAGAAATATTCTGCCTCGACCCTTATTTTCCACACGATTATAATTTAATATTTCAAGCAACAGATCATTGTTCATGGCAATGTATGATTGGGAATCTAAAAAAATGGAAAGAAGGTATTCTCGAAAAAGAAATTATAATAAATAACGAAACTGTATTACTGAAAGCCGAACGGATACAATCGGCAGGCAATATGCATGTAATCAAATTTGAATGGAATAATTCTCAATATACTTTTGCAGATATTCTTGATACAGTGGGCGAATTGCCGATTCCACCCTATTTGAATCGTGATACTGAGGAAAAGGATAAAGAGACCTACCAGACACTATATTCTAAGATTAAAGGCTCTGTAGCCGCTCCCACAGCCGGACTACATTTTACGGAAAGAACATTCGAAAACCTTAAGAAAAAAGGTATCCAAACAGATGAAGTTACCCTACACGTTGGGGCAGGTACTTTTAAACCTGTAAAGAGTGAAACGATTAACGGGCATGAAATGCACTCCGAATTTATTTCGGTGAAGCGAGAAACAATTGAACATATATTATCTCACAAAGGGAATATAATTGCAGTAGGTACAACATCGGTGCGAACGCTCGAGAGTTTATATCATATCGGAGCTGCTTTGGAACAGAATCCAAATTCTGAAACTTTAAAAGTCGAACAATGGCAACCATATAACGGTTGCAACACGATATCAAAAGAAAAAGCCCTCAAGAACATTTTAGATTATCTTGATTCTCATTCAATAAATACTTTATTGGCTGATACTCAAATAATGATTGTTCCGGGCTATGTATTTAAAGTAGTAAGCGGCATAGTTACTAATTTTCACCAGCCGCAAAGCACTCTTTTATTATTGGTTTCTGCCTTTGTCGAAGGCAAGTGGATGTCTATCTATAATCACGCACTAGCTCACCATTATCGTTTTCTGAGTTATGGAGATTCGTCTCTACTGCTTCGTTAG